GGATCGCGGCATCGAACTCATCCACCGCCGACCCCATCGGCTTGCGCTCGTACTTCGGCGGCCCCTCACTGGCCAACGCCGTGCGCACCGTATTCCGCGAGATCTTCAACGTCCTGGCGATCAGCTTGATCGGTAACGCCTCCGCTCGATGCAATCTGCGGATCTCAGCCCAGTCCTCCACTGACAACAACTCCTTCTCCTCTCGGCTCACAAGCCGAGACTCAGACGAAGGGGGTCAAAATTCGGGCGTCGACACGGGGTCAGTTTTCAGACGACGCCGACACCGGCCGGCTGGCTGGCGTCGAGTTGATCGTAAGAAGGGGTCACAATGGGATGGGATGCGATTCCTGGAACTGAAACCCGCGCTCGGCCGCGCCTATCGATCACCGCAGCACTCCAGCGTGAATACCCCAACGCCATCGCAATCGACGCGAGTGTGGCCAAGGGGCGCGCTTATCTCGCACTCCGATGCGACGACGGCGAAGTCCGACCCATGTACCTACTGCTTGACCGTGAGGGCTTCAAGCACTTGTTTGATCCAGGTGACGACCCTGTGTACTCCAAGGACTATCCCCTCGACGAGTCTCCTATTCGCTGGCCAAGGAAGGTGGCCCAGGCGCTCACGACCTGGGAATGGTGAGGTGCGCAGCCAGCAGGTGAACATCGACGATCCAGTCGAGTACCGAGAAGTCCGGTAAAGGTCGAAGAAGACGATGGCCCACCGATTTGTGATCCGCCGACTGGGCTCGCTGCCCTGGCCGCCCGGCCTGGGCAAGAACGCGGGCCCGAGCCACCCCTACAAGCAACTGGAGCGCCGGCTACGCGCCCACCTCGGCAGCGACCGCCATTACAGCGCTGCGGCCCACAAACACGCCTATCTGACGGGCGATCCCGAGTATCGACGGATCGTTCTGCACGCGCTCTGTCAGATGCCGTGGGCCGCGGGCCTGCTCGATGACGTCGAGGCGGCGACCGCTCTCTCACGGTCAGCGCCGCTGCTCGATCGACCGATCGCCGTCGATTCGCAATGGGACGATTGGGCCCGTCCTCATTGCCTCGCTGTGGGCCTATCGCGCGCCTGGCTGGCAAGCCCGCTTCGGGTCTGCAATCAGATGATTACAGACGGCCGACATCACCTCACTTACTTGCGATCACCGCCCACCCGACCATGAAGTCTTGGTACGCCTAGACACCTAGACCCGTCCGCGGAAGCGCTCGACGACGCCGAGCCTTGGCTGCGCCGCTCCGTCCCTCACGGGCACCGCGAGTGCTACCTCGCTGAGCTCCTCGGAGACGCGCACCGGCGAGCTCTCCGGCGGCGGTGGTCCAATGACCGATCGTGCGTTCGGTTCGAGAGCGCACATATGGCACGCCGCGGTGGAGGGCCGCGCAGAACTCAGCGGCGCGCCCTAAGCGGCGTGTATTTAGGCGTGATTTACGGCGCATCCTGACATCGTTGCGGCATGGTCAACATCAGCCCTAGCCGCATGCGCTCGGTGAGCGAGGCGCGGAACGGGTTCAACTCTCTGATTGCAGATGCCGGCGACGGCTTAACGACTCACGTCGTGAAGGGTTCTGCCGTAGTCGCGCACATCTTTCCGCCAGACGCGCCAGTGCTTGATGATCCACTCCTGAGAATCGCCATGATCTCTGCGCTGGCCGAACAGGAAGCTGCTGCAATCGCCGAATCAGAGTGGTACGAAGGCAAACTCGCTCACGCCGGAGACCCAATGGGCCGCCTGTTGGCCTGGGCGTGGCGCACCGATCCCAAACTGTGCATGCGCGCACTCGCGCATTTCCACAAGGTTCTTCAAAGCGCCGTAGGTCACCCAGTGGGGCTCGGCGCAATATGGGGTGGCGTGAGCACTGCCCTGCGGGTGAGCCTCGACAGTGGCGAAATCGCTGCGGCATTCCGTTACCTGGACCGCCACTATGACGATTACTACTCCCTTCCCCTTAGCGACCTCTAGACCCAACGGCGATCCGTTGCCGCCATAGTGACGAAATATGTTGTTAAGTCGATGTTTTCACGGAGGTGCTTCCCGCGATGACCTATCCGTTCCCGAACCCGAGTGCGGAACTCGGCCAGATAAACTTCCGCTTGTATTACGGCGAGGTCCTGCGGCAAGCGTTGCAAAGCTCGCGACGGGGAGCTCGATCACCGGTGGCGCCAGAACACCGCACACAGCAGCGTTCTCGCTGGTCTGGTGACCGGTGCCGACCCGTACGGCGTCCACGCGGCAGTCGTGACGGCAATCAACGAGATGCCTTCAGCGGCCTGGGAACCCGGACACTCTCCGGGATGGCGAGCAGCACTGGACAGTTGGTTTGACGACGCCCGCGCAGCACTTATTGAGCACCGTACGATGTCGCTAGCCCAACATGCCACCTCTGCGAAACTCGGCGCGTCCATGCCGGTAGCCGCACGAGTCGCCACCTCGCCGTCCGTTATCGACGCTATTGCGCTTATCACGCGCAGCGACGCCATGAATGATCAGACTGCCCGACAATCGTTGTCGACATTTATGGTGCAGCGCGACATGCTCACCGCCTCATACATGGCGGCCCTATGCGCTGGCGGCGTGAACTCCGATTGGCGGTCATGGCTCGAAGCCCGCATCAAGAATTGGGACCACAGTATGGCCGCAGAAAACGCCAGAAGGACTATGCGCCAAGACCATTCCTACCTAGAGCGGTTACCGCCTTACTGGTGACCGTGCATGCCCCGGCTGGCAGTGCGAAAGCACGGTGGCTCAGGCCGCAGTCGGCACCCGCGCGCTGGAACTCGCGACATCGCGGAGTCCCTTCCACGACGGGTGACGCAGCCAGCGGCCCGGCGTGTACTCGCGATAGGCGATCTCGCCGACGTATCGCGGAGCCACCCATCGCACGCCAGCGACCGCCGCCGGGTTACTCACCGGCGGGTGCGAAATCTCGATGGGATCGAGTAGCTCAAACAGCCTTCGCCGCTCACGCTGGCTCATCCCGGTGCCGACTTGGCCGACGAGCAGCAGATCGCCGCTGTCGTCGTATCCGGCCACCAGCAGCGTGCCGACACTTCCGCCCGCCGAGCGTGTGTCGATGTGTCCTACGATCGCCAGCTCAGCGGTAGCGCGCACCATCGTTTTCACCCACAGTGGGGATCGGCCGGGTCGGTACGGTGAGTCCAGGTGCTTGGCGACGATGCCTTCCATCGCGTTGGCCGCGCACACTTCGAGCATGTCGGCCGGCGGCACATCCACCCAGTGCCGGGGAACGGTCATGGCCGGCGACTGATCAACGACCATGACCGCATCGAGGATTTCCCGGCGGCGGCCGTAGGGTTCGCCGGTGACATCGACACCATCGATGGCCAGGACATCGAAGGCTAAGAAGCGCGTAGGCATCTCGCGGACCAACTCCGCGCTGGGTCGTCGCTGTTGCGGCCACCGGCGCTGTAGCCGAATGAATGACGGTCGCCCGTCGCTGCCGACCGCGACGATTTCGCCGTCCAAGATGACGCGGCGACCGCCGACCGCGCCGCGGATCCCGGCAAGTTCAGGGAAAGTCCGCGACACCTCCGCGCCATTGTGAGTAAAGACAGCAAGTCCGTCGTCGTCGAGGACCACCAGGCCGCGCTGCCCGTCGTACTTCACTTCAACAGCAAAATCATCCCCGGTGGGCGGGCGGCCCAGGGTAGCCAGCATCGGCACCGGAGCCTGCCGGCGCAGGCCCCTAGTTCTGCCGTTCTCCACCACACCGAGGTTACGCAGGCCCCTCATGTGCCCTAAGGCATCGCCGCGGCTTCTGACACGTCAGGGCACTGGCACAGGCGTCGTCGTGACTGGCGAGACGGGCGCGGCCTCACTCGCGGACGGCGCGGCTGGCGGGACCGTAGCCGGCGACAGAGGTGTGCCAGCGCTGCCAGCGGGCACCGTGGTGGGCACTGCCGGCGCAACAGCCGGTGCTGGCGGCCCAGTCGGCACGGGCGTTCCTGCGGCGGTGCCGGGTGTGGTTGCCGGAGTCGGAGCCACCCCGGGGGTGGTGCCCTCCGCAGGAGGCAACGGAGTCCCCGCGCTACCGGGCAGCGGGGTACCGAAACTAGTTGTTGGCAAGGGACTTTCCGGATTACTCGCGGGTGCCGGTGCGATGGGTGTTTCACCCTCCGGCGATTCCGCCGCTTCAGCGGGTGCCATGTCCTGTGAACGGCCCGGGTTCAAGACCGGGCCGGGGCGATAGGAGGGGGAACTCCCTGCTGGCGGTGCGGCAGGGTTACCCAGATCGCAAGGTCACGAGCGCCGTCGTTGTAGACCAGGCTGTCAGGCTGAGCGCCCGTGACGTCGAAGTACAGCGTGCCGGTAGTGTGCTGCCCCTGGGCGAGGGTGGCGGGATTGACGCCCTGAGGCGTGGCCGCGCCGAAGAGGACGCGGTAGGTGTCTCCGTTGCGGGCGCGGGCGTTGAAGTTGGACACGATCGGGGTGACCGAACCCGCGATGGCGGTGTCGGTGGCGGTGGCCTCCCACAGCACGCCACGCACTGGGTAGGGGATGACGTCGCTACTAGGCTTGAGATCCTTGACCGTCCACGCTTGCACGACCGGACCGTGAACCAACTCGGCGGACTGCCCCAACGGCACCAGGGTCGGAGATGGGTTGTCCGCGTGTGCGATTGGTGCACTCAAGACGGCACCGGCGACCGCCGCGGTCGTGGCCAATACGGTCGTCAACTTCACGTGGTCGGCTCCTTCTGTCGGCTAAGACGGTAGCGCGTACCGGGCCAAACATACGCCGAGCGTGGCCTCAAGCTATCAGCAGCGCCGCGAGCTCGCGCTGAGCTGGTCCATGGACCGCGCCAGAATTCTCCGCGCATTGTCAAAGTGCTCAGATTGCAATGCCCGGCTCGTTACGCTCGGGCTCGACGTGCTGCCGACGCGCAGAAGCTTCGACAGTCCTGTCGAGCATCCGCCCGTAACCAATCACTTGACGTGCTGCGGCTCGTTCGTCGTCGGAAATGTCGCGATGGCGCGTCGCTTGGCGGGCCTTACTCACTGCCGTCCGAGCCAGCTCGCGCCGGCGTTGTGGATCGGTGTTGTTGCGAGCCTCCACGAGGATCGCTCGAGACTCGCGCAGCAGGCTGCGGGCGGTCAGGGTCATGGCCTCTTGCGTCAGCGCCACTGCCCGTTCGCGATCGGCGCGGCTCACTGCGTTGTCCAAGGCCACTTCTGCGGCGGTGTCGGCGGCCGATCTGGCGTACTCACCCTGCCGGTGCGGGTCGGCTTCGGATAATGCGATCTGCAAGTCGCTTTCGGCGCTCTGCAGACTCGCTGGTCCCGGTGTGGTCATGGCTGGGACGCTACGGAGAGCGCCGCGGCGGAGTCCACCACCAGAGGCACATTCGCGGCCCACCCCATTCTCGGGAAGTGCAGGGCGCGTTTGCATACAGGGCTTTCCTGCAGGAAGCCAAGTCCACCACCAGGCAGCTTCGCGTCCAGAACAGCTCGGCACTCCCGGTCAGCTGAGTCCAGGACCGCCGGCTGAAGGAACTTGCGTCGGCTGTGGCTGTGGCCGGCGTGCGGGTGAGGAGGGGCAGCTTGCATGCAGGCCCGTCTCCAGCGGGGGCGCCAGCGCCGCGCCACTCTGTTCAGAGATTCTCCCCCTTTGCTCGACGCGGCGGCGTACCCGGTGGTCGAGAAACGAAAGGCCCTGACACGGAGGGTGTTTGGCGTGAAGTGACACGCATGAAAGGTCATTAAAAGTGTTGCTAGACAGTGCTTTTCACGATAGACTGTTGCTTATAAGCAACATCCACTGAAAGGCAGTCTGATGAAATCTCGTTCCGCCGAAGCCCATGTGACCCCCGCCGCATTGGTGAGCCACACGATCGTCCGAGTACAGGGTGAGCAGAACGGCGACATCGCCGTAAATCACGCCTGCTCCCCCAACGCCCGTCTACGGCTGCAATGGGGTGGACTGCTCATGACGATGCTGTCAGCGCAGGCCGTGCAGGGCGTACTGGAGGGGTTCTGCGCGGCACGATCGGCGATGACGCTCATCCCCCGACAGATCCCGGCGCCCGCCCGGCGACGGC
The nucleotide sequence above comes from Mycobacterium gallinarum. Encoded proteins:
- a CDS encoding ATP-dependent DNA ligase, with the protein product MRGLRNLGVVENGRTRGLRRQAPVPMLATLGRPPTGDDFAVEVKYDGQRGLVVLDDDGLAVFTHNGAEVSRTFPELAGIRGAVGGRRVILDGEIVAVGSDGRPSFIRLQRRWPQQRRPSAELVREMPTRFLAFDVLAIDGVDVTGEPYGRRREILDAVMVVDQSPAMTVPRHWVDVPPADMLEVCAANAMEGIVAKHLDSPYRPGRSPLWVKTMVRATAELAIVGHIDTRSAGGSVGTLLVAGYDDSGDLLLVGQVGTGMSQRERRRLFELLDPIEISHPPVSNPAAVAGVRWVAPRYVGEIAYREYTPGRWLRHPSWKGLRDVASSSARVPTAA
- a CDS encoding MPT63 family protein, producing MKLTTVLATTAAVAGAVLSAPIAHADNPSPTLVPLGQSAELVHGPVVQAWTVKDLKPSSDVIPYPVRGVLWEATATDTAIAGSVTPIVSNFNARARNGDTYRVLFGAATPQGVNPATLAQGQHTTGTLYFDVTGAQPDSLVYNDGARDLAIWVTLPHRQQGVPPPIAPARS